In a genomic window of Meleagris gallopavo isolate NT-WF06-2002-E0010 breed Aviagen turkey brand Nicholas breeding stock chromosome 1, Turkey_5.1, whole genome shotgun sequence:
- the LOC109368277 gene encoding uncharacterized protein LOC109368277, translating to MDVPSNWTCPVCGQGREDVAHVTPCQHQLCYGCAIWWAKQKPSCAVCGHKIATIRYSVRSDDDYLECSIPQPTGHSGDGLQDEQGPAEPVLIPPEHNFPAEVWAAFFHQHPEDLAPLLQWLQEEIREMSSDDWWEVQVGQWTTMHFLCEHGLDEATLVRELQPITNGDVAPFVRRLIRTAAALYGPHIRRQTDQRDGRAAGGREDSPAASPNTRASHRDLPASGSEELHGGSAGGPGHPGTSSASSAQEPQEEPGQAAAAGPSAQGRGHSCGGPRRPLKRKSRSSPQDSPPPRKRRPRQRR from the coding sequence ATGGACGTGCCATCCAACTGGACCTGCCCCGTCTGTGGGCAAGGTCGGGAGGATGTCGCCCATGTGACCCCctgccagcaccagctttgCTACGGCTGTGCCATCTGGTGGGCCAAGCAGAAGCCGAGTTGTGCCGTGTGCGGGCACAAAATAGCCACCATCCGCTACTCGGTGAGGTCGGATGACGATTATCTTGAGTGTTCCATCCCGCAGCCCACGGGACACTCAGGTGATGGCCTGCAGGATGAGCAGGGGCCTGCAGAGCCGGTGCTCATTCCACCTGAGCACAACTTCCCAGCCGAGGTCTGGGCTGCCTTTTTCCATCAACATCCGGAAGACCTCGCACCCCTGCTACAGTGGCTGCAGGAAGAGATCCGGGAGATGTCCAGCGACGACTGGTGGGAAGTGCAAGTGGGACAGTGGACCACTATGCACTTCCTTTGTGAGCACGGGCTGGACGAGGCGACCTTGGTGCGGGAGCTGCAACCCATCACCAACGGCGACGTGGCGCCCTTTGTACGGCGCCTCATCCGCACCGCCGCAGCCCTGTACGGCCCCCACATCCGCCGCCAGACGGACCAGCGGGACGGCCGTGCTGCAGGAGGGCGGGaggacagccctgcagccagccccaACACCAGAGCCTCCCATCGGGATCTTCCTGCCTCAGGCAGCGAGGAGCTGCACGGCGGCTCCGCTGGGGGACCTGGGCACCCCGGCACCTCCAGTGCGAGCTCAGCGCAGGAGCCGCAGGAGGAGCcggggcaggcagcagcagcggGCCCTTCCGCCCAGGGCAGAGGCCACTCGTGTGGGGGGCCCCGGCGCCCCCTGAAGAGGAAGAGCCGCAGCAGCCCCCAGGATTCGCCCCCACCCCGCAAGAGGCGGCCCCGGCAGCGGCGCTAG